A window from Longimicrobiales bacterium encodes these proteins:
- a CDS encoding ureidoglycolate lyase, whose translation MHLVARDPDPAAFAPFGTFLESPAGVGDRSMFSQWLEPVPGLSQQCHLNRVAPSTLPVRLETVERHPHASQLFLPMGVSRYLVTVMPADEAGAPDTAGALAFVLQGTMGVAYHPGTWHAGISVLDAEASFAVLMWRGGDEDDVFASISSLEVTGVAPATRAHADG comes from the coding sequence ATGCACCTAGTCGCTCGCGACCCGGATCCGGCTGCGTTTGCGCCGTTCGGGACCTTTCTCGAATCGCCGGCCGGAGTGGGGGATCGGTCGATGTTCAGCCAGTGGCTGGAGCCGGTGCCCGGTCTTTCGCAGCAGTGCCACCTGAATCGGGTGGCTCCCTCGACGCTCCCGGTCCGCTTGGAAACGGTCGAGCGCCACCCCCATGCCTCCCAGCTCTTTCTTCCAATGGGGGTATCACGCTACCTAGTGACCGTCATGCCGGCCGACGAGGCTGGGGCCCCTGACACCGCAGGCGCGCTTGCCTTCGTCCTCCAGGGCACCATGGGCGTAGCCTACCACCCAGGGACATGGCACGCCGGGATTTCTGTACTCGATGCCGAGGCAAGCTTCGCCGTCCTTATGTGGCGGGGCGGGGACGAGGACGACGTCTTCGCTAGTATCTCCTCGCTCGAGGTAACCGGTGTGGCCCCCGCCACACGAGCACACGCAGATGGCTGA
- a CDS encoding polysaccharide deacetylase family protein encodes METQRDFVGYGPSPPDIWWPGGARVAVNFVLNYEEGSEYSLEDGDGRSDAALSEVAQTRVPVGQRDLGAESMFEYGSRVGFWRLYRLFRDRELPLTVFASALALERNPAAAQAVADSDWDVVCHGRRWIEHYLLDEATERDEITRAFDTIHRLVGRAPEGWYCRYAPSSVTRRLLVEHGGFTYDSDAYNDELPYWVSVADQPHLVVPYSLVTNDAKLVGGPLVTGRAFGEFLIDAFEELASEAAVHPRMMSVGMHARILGQPGRIGGLRAFIEHIENRDDTWICRRGDLAAHWRAQVPPPEVRACT; translated from the coding sequence GTGGAGACCCAACGCGACTTCGTGGGCTACGGCCCGAGCCCACCGGATATCTGGTGGCCGGGTGGAGCACGCGTGGCCGTAAATTTCGTACTGAATTACGAAGAGGGGTCGGAGTACTCCCTAGAGGATGGAGATGGACGCTCCGACGCAGCGCTTTCAGAGGTGGCGCAGACCCGGGTGCCCGTGGGCCAAAGGGACCTCGGGGCGGAAAGCATGTTCGAGTACGGGAGTCGGGTGGGGTTCTGGCGGTTATACCGGCTCTTCCGCGACCGGGAACTGCCGCTCACCGTGTTCGCCTCGGCGCTTGCCCTTGAGCGAAATCCTGCCGCGGCCCAGGCTGTCGCCGACAGCGATTGGGACGTGGTGTGTCACGGGAGGCGGTGGATCGAGCACTACCTCCTCGACGAGGCCACGGAACGAGATGAGATCACCCGGGCGTTCGATACGATTCATCGACTGGTCGGCCGCGCTCCTGAAGGATGGTACTGCCGCTACGCACCGTCCTCTGTCACGCGGCGGCTTCTCGTCGAGCACGGGGGCTTCACCTACGACAGCGACGCCTACAACGACGAACTGCCCTACTGGGTCTCGGTGGCGGATCAGCCCCACCTGGTCGTGCCGTACTCGCTGGTAACCAACGACGCGAAGCTCGTGGGAGGCCCCCTCGTGACGGGGAGGGCCTTCGGAGAGTTCCTCATCGACGCCTTCGAGGAACTCGCCTCGGAGGCCGCGGTGCACCCGCGGATGATGTCCGTAGGGATGCACGCCCGCATCCTGGGGCAGCCCGGTCGAATTGGGGGGCTCCGAGCTTTCATCGAACACATAGAGAATCGGGACGACACGTGGATCTGCCGGCGTGGGGATCTCGCGGCTCACTGGCGTGCGCAGGTGCCTCCCCCGGAGGTGCGCGCATGCACCTAG
- a CDS encoding M14 family metallopeptidase has translation MTSTRTVTVGTASAAPGTAVRGAIPVTELAGGTPLEIPVVVANGANEGPCFWVNGAIHGDEPEGPLACQIALAEVDPAQLSGTLVLCPVLNVPAFEAAQRGNPADTFAYDMNRIYPGNPAGYLSERVAAAHAAAMGPVADLEISIHSGGSHSFLDKAIFVDERPESVELATAMGVGWGCIMSSFNPSGSPMAYMKELGKVGITVELGGRSATSPSAFARVGRELADSILNILRHYEMYPGEALYPSPRYRGQQEALLAPASGIFIPEPGVEFLTMMAKGDPIARIVNVFGDTLAQLEAPADGMFFGLRALPNVTTGDWCCFFCKVEGTRD, from the coding sequence ATGACGTCGACCCGTACCGTCACCGTAGGAACCGCCAGCGCAGCGCCAGGGACCGCTGTCCGTGGGGCGATTCCCGTAACCGAACTTGCCGGGGGGACCCCCCTCGAGATTCCCGTCGTGGTCGCCAATGGGGCCAACGAGGGGCCCTGCTTCTGGGTCAATGGGGCGATCCACGGCGATGAGCCAGAGGGGCCGTTGGCCTGTCAGATCGCGCTTGCGGAGGTGGACCCAGCACAATTGTCGGGGACGCTCGTCCTCTGCCCGGTGTTGAATGTTCCGGCCTTCGAGGCGGCGCAGCGAGGCAACCCGGCGGACACCTTCGCCTACGACATGAACCGGATTTATCCGGGGAACCCCGCCGGCTACCTCAGCGAGCGCGTGGCTGCCGCCCATGCGGCCGCCATGGGACCTGTCGCGGATCTGGAGATCTCGATTCATTCGGGTGGATCCCACTCCTTCCTCGACAAGGCCATCTTCGTGGACGAGCGGCCCGAGTCGGTGGAGTTAGCGACGGCCATGGGCGTGGGTTGGGGGTGCATCATGTCCTCCTTCAACCCGTCGGGAAGTCCCATGGCGTACATGAAGGAGCTCGGGAAGGTCGGCATCACCGTGGAGCTTGGTGGACGTTCCGCGACCTCTCCCTCCGCGTTCGCTCGCGTGGGTCGTGAGCTGGCCGACAGCATCCTCAACATCCTACGACACTACGAGATGTATCCTGGCGAGGCGCTGTATCCGTCACCGCGCTACCGGGGTCAGCAGGAGGCGCTCCTCGCTCCTGCGTCCGGGATCTTCATTCCGGAGCCGGGCGTCGAGTTCCTCACCATGATGGCGAAGGGCGATCCGATTGCGCGGATCGTAAATGTGTTCGGAGACACGCTCGCCCAACTCGAGGCGCCGGCGGATGGGATGTTCTTCGGGCTGCGGGCACTCCCCAACGTCACCACCGGGGACTGGTGTTGCTTCTTCTGTAAAGTCGAAGGGACCCGAGACTGA
- a CDS encoding VOC family protein codes for MKSDNPNVRGIKHMAFAVRDAAKALKSYARFLHVPASTDIEVYPKSQNRVALFYLGGIEYQLCESMDPEGRFAKWIAERGAEGLHHICYEVDDIDAALDHAKAQGAELRICQACQIHGSHPHPEGWVAFLDDEAGGIEIEFMQVYTTEQLKEYEDFKGI; via the coding sequence ATGAAATCAGACAATCCGAATGTTCGCGGGATCAAGCACATGGCCTTCGCTGTGCGAGATGCCGCGAAGGCGTTGAAGTCCTACGCCCGTTTTCTACACGTTCCCGCCTCGACGGACATCGAGGTCTACCCCAAGTCGCAGAACCGGGTGGCGCTTTTTTATCTCGGGGGAATCGAGTATCAGCTCTGCGAGTCCATGGACCCCGAGGGACGGTTCGCGAAGTGGATCGCGGAGCGGGGTGCCGAAGGTCTTCACCACATCTGTTACGAGGTGGATGACATCGACGCGGCTCTAGACCACGCGAAAGCCCAGGGGGCAGAGCTCAGGATCTGCCAGGCCTGCCAGATCCACGGCTCCCATCCGCACCCTGAGGGATGGGTCGCCTTTTTGGATGACGAGGCGGGGGGTATCGAGATCGAGTTCATGCAGGTCTACACGACCGAACAGTTGAAAGAATACGAGGATTTCAAGGGAATTTGA
- a CDS encoding pyridoxal phosphate-dependent aminotransferase: MDSETGVSQGRSRLAKRVKLKDAHIVTRMMDIAGGLTDVIKLGRGDPDLDTPDHIIRAGQEALASGATHYTHPLGIPELRQAIVENIEAHGGARYAPEDVVVTPGGQQAMFVLALGLLDPGDELLVPCPGYNPYHQAAELSGATLVNIRTTSATNFTLTADLVREYITPRSKVLVLINPGNPTGTVIPPDEVVRICEVARQHDLLVVSDEIYARITFEGHTVQPVAPLPGMQDRTFTLSGFSKAYAMTGWRIGYFAGPSDLVPALAEIHHSFAISTAAVSQHAALAALTGPQECVEEMRRTYDERRKVLCDGLASLGIPFAETQGAFYVYAKVAETGIGATEFCERLLREGQVMIFSGLIYGDYTDDYARFSLTQPIPRIHEALERMARVVASIRQETSVA; this comes from the coding sequence ATGGACTCTGAAACTGGGGTGTCCCAGGGGCGAAGTCGCCTCGCCAAACGCGTCAAGCTGAAGGACGCCCACATTGTCACCCGGATGATGGACATAGCCGGGGGCCTGACTGATGTGATCAAACTTGGCCGTGGCGACCCTGATCTAGACACGCCCGATCATATCATCCGCGCGGGTCAGGAGGCGTTGGCGTCGGGGGCCACTCACTACACGCATCCACTGGGAATTCCCGAGCTTCGCCAGGCGATCGTAGAGAATATCGAGGCCCACGGGGGCGCTCGCTATGCTCCGGAAGACGTCGTGGTCACCCCGGGTGGGCAGCAGGCGATGTTCGTGCTCGCACTCGGACTTTTGGACCCGGGAGACGAGCTGCTCGTTCCGTGCCCGGGGTACAACCCGTACCACCAAGCGGCCGAGCTCAGCGGGGCCACTCTGGTGAACATCCGGACCACGAGTGCCACGAATTTCACGCTCACGGCCGACCTCGTTCGGGAATACATCACGCCTCGGTCCAAGGTTCTGGTTCTCATCAACCCGGGCAATCCGACCGGAACTGTGATTCCGCCGGACGAGGTAGTCCGGATCTGCGAGGTGGCTCGCCAGCATGACCTGCTCGTGGTGTCCGATGAGATCTACGCTCGCATCACATTCGAAGGCCACACGGTGCAGCCGGTAGCACCGCTCCCTGGCATGCAGGACCGTACCTTCACCCTTTCGGGGTTCTCGAAGGCTTACGCCATGACCGGATGGCGGATCGGCTATTTTGCTGGTCCCTCTGACCTCGTGCCGGCGCTGGCCGAGATACACCACTCCTTCGCGATCTCCACCGCCGCCGTGAGTCAGCACGCCGCGCTTGCCGCACTCACAGGTCCGCAGGAGTGCGTGGAGGAGATGCGCCGCACCTACGACGAGCGCAGGAAGGTGCTCTGCGACGGTCTCGCGTCCCTGGGTATACCGTTCGCCGAAACCCAAGGGGCCTTCTACGTCTACGCGAAGGTCGCGGAGACCGGTATCGGCGCCACAGAGTTCTGCGAGCGCCTCCTCCGCGAAGGGCAGGTCATGATTTTTTCAGGACTGATCTACGGGGACTACACGGACGACTACGCGCGCTTCTCCCTGACTCAACCCATTCCTCGCATCCACGAAGCACTGGAACGCATGGCCCGGGTGGTCGCGTCCATACGCCAAGAAACCTCCGTCGCATGA
- a CDS encoding carboxypeptidase M32, which produces MGYKAFLERMGEVNDILCAESMLSWDSRTMMPSGGAATRAKQLATLTVLARDRLVADDTRRLLEKAEAETANLDASSVERTICTQVREAIDYHLRIPAALVHKRAEVGAMGQVVWVKAREDSDFASFAPVLEETLALNREMAECIGYEEHPYDALMYRFEPGETVASLQPLFASLREGLLPLLKAISEKEAPRVDFLQRPFAVESQLAFALKMAKKLGYDTDRGRLDLTVHPFEISFTRNDVRITTRVNDEWMPKSLFGTLHETGHGLYEQFCDPAYTRTPLATDLVGLYAVGGVSFGAHESQSRLFENHVGRSREFWDLNYGELHDAFPEQLAGIDAETFWRAVNRVEPGLIRVESDELTYDFHIMLRVDIEAALIDGSLSVADLPEMWGAKMKEYLDIDVPNDRLGVLQDVHWSSGQVGTFCNYTIGNVMAGQLFHSATKDTQVREGLSSADYLPLREWMTEHIHRHGRRYSRDQLLEMATGQGLDPSFYIEHLTQKYSDIYGL; this is translated from the coding sequence ATGGGATACAAAGCGTTCCTAGAGCGTATGGGAGAGGTCAACGATATCCTCTGCGCTGAGTCGATGCTCAGTTGGGACTCGAGGACGATGATGCCCTCGGGTGGGGCTGCCACACGCGCGAAGCAGCTCGCCACGCTGACCGTGCTCGCTCGCGACCGCCTGGTCGCGGACGACACCCGTCGTCTCTTGGAGAAGGCCGAGGCCGAGACCGCTAATCTCGACGCAAGCAGTGTCGAACGCACGATCTGCACGCAGGTCAGGGAGGCCATCGACTATCACCTTCGCATTCCGGCAGCTCTGGTGCACAAACGTGCCGAGGTGGGTGCCATGGGGCAGGTGGTGTGGGTGAAGGCACGGGAGGACAGCGACTTCGCGTCCTTCGCTCCGGTTCTTGAAGAGACCCTCGCCCTGAACCGGGAGATGGCGGAATGCATTGGGTATGAAGAGCATCCGTATGACGCCCTCATGTACAGATTTGAGCCGGGCGAGACCGTCGCCTCCCTTCAGCCGCTCTTCGCTTCACTCAGGGAAGGACTCCTCCCCCTGCTGAAGGCTATCAGCGAAAAAGAGGCGCCGAGGGTTGACTTCCTCCAACGCCCCTTCGCGGTGGAGTCGCAGCTTGCCTTCGCCCTTAAAATGGCTAAGAAGCTCGGCTACGACACAGATCGGGGGCGATTGGACCTGACCGTCCACCCTTTCGAGATCTCCTTCACCCGTAACGACGTCCGGATCACAACGCGCGTCAATGACGAGTGGATGCCCAAGAGCCTCTTCGGCACCCTCCACGAGACGGGGCACGGTCTCTACGAGCAGTTCTGCGACCCTGCTTACACCCGCACGCCGCTGGCCACTGACCTCGTCGGACTTTACGCAGTGGGTGGCGTGAGCTTTGGGGCCCATGAGAGCCAGTCTCGCCTCTTCGAAAACCACGTAGGAAGGAGCCGTGAGTTCTGGGATCTGAATTATGGGGAACTCCACGACGCCTTCCCCGAACAGCTGGCGGGGATCGACGCCGAAACCTTCTGGCGGGCGGTGAACAGGGTCGAGCCAGGGCTCATCAGGGTGGAGTCCGACGAGTTGACCTACGACTTCCACATCATGCTCCGTGTGGATATCGAGGCAGCGCTCATCGATGGGAGTCTCAGTGTTGCGGATCTGCCTGAGATGTGGGGAGCTAAGATGAAGGAGTACTTGGATATAGATGTTCCGAATGATCGGCTTGGTGTGCTTCAAGACGTCCACTGGTCGTCGGGCCAGGTGGGCACTTTCTGCAACTACACCATCGGCAATGTCATGGCGGGGCAGCTCTTCCATTCCGCTACGAAAGACACCCAGGTGCGGGAAGGATTGTCTTCAGCGGACTACCTGCCTCTGAGAGAGTGGATGACCGAGCACATTCACCGCCACGGTCGGCGATACTCACGAGATCAGCTGCTGGAGATGGCGACGGGACAGGGACTCGACCCCAGCTTCTACATTGAACACCTCACGCAGAAGTACTCGGATATTTATGGACTCTGA
- a CDS encoding DUF4438 domain-containing protein encodes MNEELRWNFDELVDMAVTGQVSQPAMRRGGYVHWPDGVGVILPGMYGITYNARVGDRAFGWAGDHVEPGVSIANPDEQADYALHYLSCIGNEAEVVTGLARGARGVVTGEHARLLVDFPPEVLEEMTIGDTVQVRTRGRGLRLLSHPALEFKQTSPSLARALALEIQGNKVTCPVAMELPPRIMGSGAELNAEFVDQDLMSGDRALMAELGIDQMRLGDLIGIRNVDHRFGRSYRDGWVAICLCIHGDSVMTGHGPGILTLITGPADLLDFHIEPETNIAHSLGIRGST; translated from the coding sequence ATGAACGAAGAGCTTCGGTGGAACTTCGACGAACTCGTGGACATGGCGGTGACCGGGCAGGTGAGTCAGCCCGCGATGCGTCGCGGCGGATACGTCCACTGGCCCGATGGCGTCGGTGTCATCCTCCCCGGCATGTACGGGATCACCTATAACGCGCGGGTGGGCGACCGGGCCTTTGGTTGGGCTGGGGACCACGTAGAGCCAGGGGTTTCCATAGCCAACCCAGACGAACAGGCCGACTACGCCCTGCACTATTTGAGCTGTATCGGGAACGAGGCCGAGGTCGTGACAGGCCTAGCTCGGGGTGCCCGCGGCGTGGTTACGGGCGAGCATGCCCGTCTTCTCGTTGATTTTCCCCCCGAAGTCCTCGAGGAGATGACCATCGGCGACACCGTCCAGGTCCGGACCCGGGGTCGCGGACTTCGGCTGCTGAGCCATCCCGCCCTCGAATTCAAGCAGACCAGCCCTTCCCTTGCCCGGGCGCTGGCACTCGAGATTCAGGGCAATAAGGTGACGTGTCCCGTGGCCATGGAGCTCCCGCCCCGCATCATGGGCTCAGGTGCCGAACTAAACGCCGAGTTCGTAGACCAGGACCTCATGTCTGGAGACCGAGCCCTGATGGCGGAACTCGGTATTGATCAGATGCGCCTTGGGGACCTGATCGGAATCCGGAATGTCGACCATCGTTTCGGACGCTCCTACCGAGATGGATGGGTGGCCATCTGCCTCTGCATCCACGGAGACTCGGTCATGACAGGCCACGGACCCGGAATCCTTACCCTCATCACAGGTCCGGCCGACCTCTTGGACTTTCATATCGAACCCGAAACGAACATAGCCCACTCCCTCGGCATCCGGGGTTCGACATGA